A single window of Zea mays cultivar B73 chromosome 10, Zm-B73-REFERENCE-NAM-5.0, whole genome shotgun sequence DNA harbors:
- the LOC100192556 gene encoding uncharacterized isoform X8, translated as MEAAAIPTSAPETSPSTDLAGTGTYQVFLTGSRSFYLLVLIAVVTGGNKGIGLEVCRQLAGAGATVVVLTARDETRGAAAAQELRESGLSDVIFHQLDITDAASVSRLAEFLKARFGKLDILVNNAAVGAVEYVQDPADSSTSEEELSGMDMVQRLQCMLKRVRETYDAATEGIKTNYYGIKHVIEALLPLLQASSDGRIVNVSSDFGLLRLINNEEAKAGAKRRGEAHRGEAGRGAGRVPERLRRRRGGGARVAGGLLGLQGGQGGHERVHEDPSEEPPGAARQLRAPRLREHRHDRPHRASHARARRGQRREGGAAAGGRPDRRVLRVGRGGVLYVTKAPSSLSSSLFANSLLVDF; from the exons ATGGAGGCCGCCGCCATTCCCACCAGTGCCCCGGAAACCAG TCCTTCAACTGACCTGGCTGGAACTGGAACCTACCAGGTTTTCCTTACAGGAAGTCGTAGTTTCTACCTACTGGTACT GATTGCCGTTGTCACCGGCGGCAACAAAGGGATCGGGCTAGAGGTGTGCCGGCAGCTGGCCGGCGCcggcgccaccgtcgtcgtcttaACAGCCAGGGACGAGACGAGGGGTGCAGCCGCTGCACAAGAGCTCAGAGAATCTGGGCTCTCCGATGTCATCTTCCATCAGCTGGACATCACCGACGCTGCGAGCGTCAGTCGGCTGGCTGAGTTCCTCAAGGCTCGTTTTGGAAAGCTAGATATCCTG gtAAATAATGCCGCAGTTGGTGCTGTTGAGTACGTCCAAGATCCTGCTGACAGTTCAACGAGCGAGGAAGAG CTGAGTGGCATGGATATGGTCCAAAGGCTTCAGTGCATGCTTAAGAGAGTCCGGGAGACCTACGACGCTGCGACAGAAGGCATCAAGACAAACTACTATGGCATAAAGCATGTGATCGAAGCCTTGCTGCCTCTGCTTCAAGCTTCCTCCGATGGGAGGATCGTTAACGTCTCCTCTGACTTCGGACTGCTAAGG CTGATCAACAACGAGGAAGCTAAGGCAGGAGCTAAACGACGTGGAGAAGCTCACCGAGGAGAGGCTGGACGAGGTGCTGGCCGCGTACCTGAGAGACTTCGACGCCGGCGAGGTGGGGGCGCGCGGGTGGCCGGTGGACTTCTCGGCCTACAAGGTGGCCAAGGTGGCCATGAACGCGTACACGAGGATCCTAGCGAGGAGCCACCCGGGGCTGCGCGTCAACTGCGCGCACCCCGGCTACGTGAGCACCGACATGACCGTCCACACCGGGCCTCTCACGCCCGAGCAAGGCGCGGCCAACGTCGTGAAGGTGGCGCTGCTGCCGGAGGGCGGCCCGACCGGCGCGTACTTCGCGTTGGGAGAGGAGGCGTCCTTTATGTGACGAAAGCACCGTCGTCGTTAAGTTCGTCGTTGTTCGCCAACTCCCTGTTAGTCGATTTCTAA
- the LOC100192556 gene encoding uncharacterized isoform X7, translating into MEAAAIPTSAPETSPSTDLAGTGTYQVFLTGSRSFYLLLDRIAVVTGGNKGIGLEVCRQLAGAGATVVVLTARDETRGAAAAQELRESGLSDVIFHQLDITDAASVSRLAEFLKARFGKLDILVNNAAVGAVEYVQDPADSSTSEEELSGMDMVQRLQCMLKRVRETYDAATEGIKTNYYGIKHVIEALLPLLQASSDGRIVNVSSDFGLLRLINNEEAKAGAKRRGEAHRGEAGRGAGRVPERLRRRRGGGARVAGGLLGLQGGQGGHERVHEDPSEEPPGAARQLRAPRLREHRHDRPHRASHARARRGQRREGGAAAGGRPDRRVLRVGRGGVLYVTKAPSSLSSSLFANSLLVDF; encoded by the exons ATGGAGGCCGCCGCCATTCCCACCAGTGCCCCGGAAACCAG TCCTTCAACTGACCTGGCTGGAACTGGAACCTACCAGGTTTTCCTTACAGGAAGTCGTAGTTTCTACCTACTG CTTGACAGGATTGCCGTTGTCACCGGCGGCAACAAAGGGATCGGGCTAGAGGTGTGCCGGCAGCTGGCCGGCGCcggcgccaccgtcgtcgtcttaACAGCCAGGGACGAGACGAGGGGTGCAGCCGCTGCACAAGAGCTCAGAGAATCTGGGCTCTCCGATGTCATCTTCCATCAGCTGGACATCACCGACGCTGCGAGCGTCAGTCGGCTGGCTGAGTTCCTCAAGGCTCGTTTTGGAAAGCTAGATATCCTG gtAAATAATGCCGCAGTTGGTGCTGTTGAGTACGTCCAAGATCCTGCTGACAGTTCAACGAGCGAGGAAGAG CTGAGTGGCATGGATATGGTCCAAAGGCTTCAGTGCATGCTTAAGAGAGTCCGGGAGACCTACGACGCTGCGACAGAAGGCATCAAGACAAACTACTATGGCATAAAGCATGTGATCGAAGCCTTGCTGCCTCTGCTTCAAGCTTCCTCCGATGGGAGGATCGTTAACGTCTCCTCTGACTTCGGACTGCTAAGG CTGATCAACAACGAGGAAGCTAAGGCAGGAGCTAAACGACGTGGAGAAGCTCACCGAGGAGAGGCTGGACGAGGTGCTGGCCGCGTACCTGAGAGACTTCGACGCCGGCGAGGTGGGGGCGCGCGGGTGGCCGGTGGACTTCTCGGCCTACAAGGTGGCCAAGGTGGCCATGAACGCGTACACGAGGATCCTAGCGAGGAGCCACCCGGGGCTGCGCGTCAACTGCGCGCACCCCGGCTACGTGAGCACCGACATGACCGTCCACACCGGGCCTCTCACGCCCGAGCAAGGCGCGGCCAACGTCGTGAAGGTGGCGCTGCTGCCGGAGGGCGGCCCGACCGGCGCGTACTTCGCGTTGGGAGAGGAGGCGTCCTTTATGTGACGAAAGCACCGTCGTCGTTAAGTTCGTCGTTGTTCGCCAACTCCCTGTTAGTCGATTTCTAA
- the LOC100192556 gene encoding uncharacterized isoform X5 gives MEAAAIPTSAPETRSVRAIPSCFASFLQSSVQSLREHKCACSPSTDLAGTGTYQVFLTGSRSFYLLVLIAVVTGGNKGIGLEVCRQLAGAGATVVVLTARDETRGAAAAQELRESGLSDVIFHQLDITDAASVSRLAEFLKARFGKLDILVNNAAVGAVEYVQDPADSSTSEEELSGMDMVQRLQCMLKRVRETYDAATEGIKTNYYGIKHVIEALLPLLQASSDGRIVNVSSDFGLLRLINNEEAKAGAKRRGEAHRGEAGRGAGRVPERLRRRRGGGARVAGGLLGLQGGQGGHERVHEDPSEEPPGAARQLRAPRLREHRHDRPHRASHARARRGQRREGGAAAGGRPDRRVLRVGRGGVLYVTKAPSSLSSSLFANSLLVDF, from the exons ATGGAGGCCGCCGCCATTCCCACCAGTGCCCCGGAAACCAGGTCCGTACGTGCCATACCCTCATGCTTTGCTTCGTTCTTGCAGTCGTCCGTGCAGTCTTTACGAGAACACAAGTGTGCGTGCAGTCCTTCAACTGACCTGGCTGGAACTGGAACCTACCAGGTTTTCCTTACAGGAAGTCGTAGTTTCTACCTACTGGTACT GATTGCCGTTGTCACCGGCGGCAACAAAGGGATCGGGCTAGAGGTGTGCCGGCAGCTGGCCGGCGCcggcgccaccgtcgtcgtcttaACAGCCAGGGACGAGACGAGGGGTGCAGCCGCTGCACAAGAGCTCAGAGAATCTGGGCTCTCCGATGTCATCTTCCATCAGCTGGACATCACCGACGCTGCGAGCGTCAGTCGGCTGGCTGAGTTCCTCAAGGCTCGTTTTGGAAAGCTAGATATCCTG gtAAATAATGCCGCAGTTGGTGCTGTTGAGTACGTCCAAGATCCTGCTGACAGTTCAACGAGCGAGGAAGAG CTGAGTGGCATGGATATGGTCCAAAGGCTTCAGTGCATGCTTAAGAGAGTCCGGGAGACCTACGACGCTGCGACAGAAGGCATCAAGACAAACTACTATGGCATAAAGCATGTGATCGAAGCCTTGCTGCCTCTGCTTCAAGCTTCCTCCGATGGGAGGATCGTTAACGTCTCCTCTGACTTCGGACTGCTAAGG CTGATCAACAACGAGGAAGCTAAGGCAGGAGCTAAACGACGTGGAGAAGCTCACCGAGGAGAGGCTGGACGAGGTGCTGGCCGCGTACCTGAGAGACTTCGACGCCGGCGAGGTGGGGGCGCGCGGGTGGCCGGTGGACTTCTCGGCCTACAAGGTGGCCAAGGTGGCCATGAACGCGTACACGAGGATCCTAGCGAGGAGCCACCCGGGGCTGCGCGTCAACTGCGCGCACCCCGGCTACGTGAGCACCGACATGACCGTCCACACCGGGCCTCTCACGCCCGAGCAAGGCGCGGCCAACGTCGTGAAGGTGGCGCTGCTGCCGGAGGGCGGCCCGACCGGCGCGTACTTCGCGTTGGGAGAGGAGGCGTCCTTTATGTGACGAAAGCACCGTCGTCGTTAAGTTCGTCGTTGTTCGCCAACTCCCTGTTAGTCGATTTCTAA
- the LOC100192556 gene encoding uncharacterized isoform X6, with amino-acid sequence MEAAAIPTSAPETRSVRAIPSCFASFLQSSVQSLREHKCACSPSTDLAGTGTYQLDRIAVVTGGNKGIGLEVCRQLAGAGATVVVLTARDETRGAAAAQELRESGLSDVIFHQLDITDAASVSRLAEFLKARFGKLDILVNNAAVGAVEYVQDPADSSTSEEELSGMDMVQRLQCMLKRVRETYDAATEGIKTNYYGIKHVIEALLPLLQASSDGRIVNVSSDFGLLRLINNEEAKAGAKRRGEAHRGEAGRGAGRVPERLRRRRGGGARVAGGLLGLQGGQGGHERVHEDPSEEPPGAARQLRAPRLREHRHDRPHRASHARARRGQRREGGAAAGGRPDRRVLRVGRGGVLYVTKAPSSLSSSLFANSLLVDF; translated from the exons ATGGAGGCCGCCGCCATTCCCACCAGTGCCCCGGAAACCAGGTCCGTACGTGCCATACCCTCATGCTTTGCTTCGTTCTTGCAGTCGTCCGTGCAGTCTTTACGAGAACACAAGTGTGCGTGCAGTCCTTCAACTGACCTGGCTGGAACTGGAACCTACCAG CTTGACAGGATTGCCGTTGTCACCGGCGGCAACAAAGGGATCGGGCTAGAGGTGTGCCGGCAGCTGGCCGGCGCcggcgccaccgtcgtcgtcttaACAGCCAGGGACGAGACGAGGGGTGCAGCCGCTGCACAAGAGCTCAGAGAATCTGGGCTCTCCGATGTCATCTTCCATCAGCTGGACATCACCGACGCTGCGAGCGTCAGTCGGCTGGCTGAGTTCCTCAAGGCTCGTTTTGGAAAGCTAGATATCCTG gtAAATAATGCCGCAGTTGGTGCTGTTGAGTACGTCCAAGATCCTGCTGACAGTTCAACGAGCGAGGAAGAG CTGAGTGGCATGGATATGGTCCAAAGGCTTCAGTGCATGCTTAAGAGAGTCCGGGAGACCTACGACGCTGCGACAGAAGGCATCAAGACAAACTACTATGGCATAAAGCATGTGATCGAAGCCTTGCTGCCTCTGCTTCAAGCTTCCTCCGATGGGAGGATCGTTAACGTCTCCTCTGACTTCGGACTGCTAAGG CTGATCAACAACGAGGAAGCTAAGGCAGGAGCTAAACGACGTGGAGAAGCTCACCGAGGAGAGGCTGGACGAGGTGCTGGCCGCGTACCTGAGAGACTTCGACGCCGGCGAGGTGGGGGCGCGCGGGTGGCCGGTGGACTTCTCGGCCTACAAGGTGGCCAAGGTGGCCATGAACGCGTACACGAGGATCCTAGCGAGGAGCCACCCGGGGCTGCGCGTCAACTGCGCGCACCCCGGCTACGTGAGCACCGACATGACCGTCCACACCGGGCCTCTCACGCCCGAGCAAGGCGCGGCCAACGTCGTGAAGGTGGCGCTGCTGCCGGAGGGCGGCCCGACCGGCGCGTACTTCGCGTTGGGAGAGGAGGCGTCCTTTATGTGACGAAAGCACCGTCGTCGTTAAGTTCGTCGTTGTTCGCCAACTCCCTGTTAGTCGATTTCTAA
- the LOC100192556 gene encoding uncharacterized isoform X9 produces MEAAAIPTSAPETSPSTDLAGTGTYQLDRIAVVTGGNKGIGLEVCRQLAGAGATVVVLTARDETRGAAAAQELRESGLSDVIFHQLDITDAASVSRLAEFLKARFGKLDILVNNAAVGAVEYVQDPADSSTSEEELSGMDMVQRLQCMLKRVRETYDAATEGIKTNYYGIKHVIEALLPLLQASSDGRIVNVSSDFGLLRLINNEEAKAGAKRRGEAHRGEAGRGAGRVPERLRRRRGGGARVAGGLLGLQGGQGGHERVHEDPSEEPPGAARQLRAPRLREHRHDRPHRASHARARRGQRREGGAAAGGRPDRRVLRVGRGGVLYVTKAPSSLSSSLFANSLLVDF; encoded by the exons ATGGAGGCCGCCGCCATTCCCACCAGTGCCCCGGAAACCAG TCCTTCAACTGACCTGGCTGGAACTGGAACCTACCAG CTTGACAGGATTGCCGTTGTCACCGGCGGCAACAAAGGGATCGGGCTAGAGGTGTGCCGGCAGCTGGCCGGCGCcggcgccaccgtcgtcgtcttaACAGCCAGGGACGAGACGAGGGGTGCAGCCGCTGCACAAGAGCTCAGAGAATCTGGGCTCTCCGATGTCATCTTCCATCAGCTGGACATCACCGACGCTGCGAGCGTCAGTCGGCTGGCTGAGTTCCTCAAGGCTCGTTTTGGAAAGCTAGATATCCTG gtAAATAATGCCGCAGTTGGTGCTGTTGAGTACGTCCAAGATCCTGCTGACAGTTCAACGAGCGAGGAAGAG CTGAGTGGCATGGATATGGTCCAAAGGCTTCAGTGCATGCTTAAGAGAGTCCGGGAGACCTACGACGCTGCGACAGAAGGCATCAAGACAAACTACTATGGCATAAAGCATGTGATCGAAGCCTTGCTGCCTCTGCTTCAAGCTTCCTCCGATGGGAGGATCGTTAACGTCTCCTCTGACTTCGGACTGCTAAGG CTGATCAACAACGAGGAAGCTAAGGCAGGAGCTAAACGACGTGGAGAAGCTCACCGAGGAGAGGCTGGACGAGGTGCTGGCCGCGTACCTGAGAGACTTCGACGCCGGCGAGGTGGGGGCGCGCGGGTGGCCGGTGGACTTCTCGGCCTACAAGGTGGCCAAGGTGGCCATGAACGCGTACACGAGGATCCTAGCGAGGAGCCACCCGGGGCTGCGCGTCAACTGCGCGCACCCCGGCTACGTGAGCACCGACATGACCGTCCACACCGGGCCTCTCACGCCCGAGCAAGGCGCGGCCAACGTCGTGAAGGTGGCGCTGCTGCCGGAGGGCGGCCCGACCGGCGCGTACTTCGCGTTGGGAGAGGAGGCGTCCTTTATGTGACGAAAGCACCGTCGTCGTTAAGTTCGTCGTTGTTCGCCAACTCCCTGTTAGTCGATTTCTAA
- the LOC100192556 gene encoding uncharacterized isoform X1, with the protein MCGHQRDAALQHDTTARGRKKKYPDIRSRLPFFSCNRTLKGSVIIQTTITRVLCSRWRPWFIHVHGGRRHSHQCPGNQVFLTGSRSFYLLLDRIAVVTGGNKGIGLEVCRQLAGAGATVVVLTARDETRGAAAAQELRESGLSDVIFHQLDITDAASVSRLAEFLKARFGKLDILVNNAAVGAVEYVQDPADSSTSEEELSGMDMVQRLQCMLKRVRETYDAATEGIKTNYYGIKHVIEALLPLLQASSDGRIVNVSSDFGLLRLINNEEAKAGAKRRGEAHRGEAGRGAGRVPERLRRRRGGGARVAGGLLGLQGGQGGHERVHEDPSEEPPGAARQLRAPRLREHRHDRPHRASHARARRGQRREGGAAAGGRPDRRVLRVGRGGVLYVTKAPSSLSSSLFANSLLVDF; encoded by the exons ATGTGTGGCCACCAACGAGATGCAGCATTGCAGCACGACACGACTGCACGAGGACGAAAAAAAAAATATCCGGACATCCGGTCACGGTTGCCATTCTTTTCCTGTAACCGAACCCTGAAGGGTAGCGTCATCATCCAGACCACCATTACCAGAGTGCTCTGCTCTCGCTGGAGGCCGTGGTTCATTCACGTTCATGGAGGCCGCCGCCATTCCCACCAGTGCCCCGGAAACCAG GTTTTCCTTACAGGAAGTCGTAGTTTCTACCTACTG CTTGACAGGATTGCCGTTGTCACCGGCGGCAACAAAGGGATCGGGCTAGAGGTGTGCCGGCAGCTGGCCGGCGCcggcgccaccgtcgtcgtcttaACAGCCAGGGACGAGACGAGGGGTGCAGCCGCTGCACAAGAGCTCAGAGAATCTGGGCTCTCCGATGTCATCTTCCATCAGCTGGACATCACCGACGCTGCGAGCGTCAGTCGGCTGGCTGAGTTCCTCAAGGCTCGTTTTGGAAAGCTAGATATCCTG gtAAATAATGCCGCAGTTGGTGCTGTTGAGTACGTCCAAGATCCTGCTGACAGTTCAACGAGCGAGGAAGAG CTGAGTGGCATGGATATGGTCCAAAGGCTTCAGTGCATGCTTAAGAGAGTCCGGGAGACCTACGACGCTGCGACAGAAGGCATCAAGACAAACTACTATGGCATAAAGCATGTGATCGAAGCCTTGCTGCCTCTGCTTCAAGCTTCCTCCGATGGGAGGATCGTTAACGTCTCCTCTGACTTCGGACTGCTAAGG CTGATCAACAACGAGGAAGCTAAGGCAGGAGCTAAACGACGTGGAGAAGCTCACCGAGGAGAGGCTGGACGAGGTGCTGGCCGCGTACCTGAGAGACTTCGACGCCGGCGAGGTGGGGGCGCGCGGGTGGCCGGTGGACTTCTCGGCCTACAAGGTGGCCAAGGTGGCCATGAACGCGTACACGAGGATCCTAGCGAGGAGCCACCCGGGGCTGCGCGTCAACTGCGCGCACCCCGGCTACGTGAGCACCGACATGACCGTCCACACCGGGCCTCTCACGCCCGAGCAAGGCGCGGCCAACGTCGTGAAGGTGGCGCTGCTGCCGGAGGGCGGCCCGACCGGCGCGTACTTCGCGTTGGGAGAGGAGGCGTCCTTTATGTGACGAAAGCACCGTCGTCGTTAAGTTCGTCGTTGTTCGCCAACTCCCTGTTAGTCGATTTCTAA
- the LOC100192556 gene encoding uncharacterized isoform X4 codes for MEAAAIPTSAPETRSVRAIPSCFASFLQSSVQSLREHKCACSPSTDLAGTGTYQVFLTGSRSFYLLLDRIAVVTGGNKGIGLEVCRQLAGAGATVVVLTARDETRGAAAAQELRESGLSDVIFHQLDITDAASVSRLAEFLKARFGKLDILVNNAAVGAVEYVQDPADSSTSEEELSGMDMVQRLQCMLKRVRETYDAATEGIKTNYYGIKHVIEALLPLLQASSDGRIVNVSSDFGLLRLINNEEAKAGAKRRGEAHRGEAGRGAGRVPERLRRRRGGGARVAGGLLGLQGGQGGHERVHEDPSEEPPGAARQLRAPRLREHRHDRPHRASHARARRGQRREGGAAAGGRPDRRVLRVGRGGVLYVTKAPSSLSSSLFANSLLVDF; via the exons ATGGAGGCCGCCGCCATTCCCACCAGTGCCCCGGAAACCAGGTCCGTACGTGCCATACCCTCATGCTTTGCTTCGTTCTTGCAGTCGTCCGTGCAGTCTTTACGAGAACACAAGTGTGCGTGCAGTCCTTCAACTGACCTGGCTGGAACTGGAACCTACCAGGTTTTCCTTACAGGAAGTCGTAGTTTCTACCTACTG CTTGACAGGATTGCCGTTGTCACCGGCGGCAACAAAGGGATCGGGCTAGAGGTGTGCCGGCAGCTGGCCGGCGCcggcgccaccgtcgtcgtcttaACAGCCAGGGACGAGACGAGGGGTGCAGCCGCTGCACAAGAGCTCAGAGAATCTGGGCTCTCCGATGTCATCTTCCATCAGCTGGACATCACCGACGCTGCGAGCGTCAGTCGGCTGGCTGAGTTCCTCAAGGCTCGTTTTGGAAAGCTAGATATCCTG gtAAATAATGCCGCAGTTGGTGCTGTTGAGTACGTCCAAGATCCTGCTGACAGTTCAACGAGCGAGGAAGAG CTGAGTGGCATGGATATGGTCCAAAGGCTTCAGTGCATGCTTAAGAGAGTCCGGGAGACCTACGACGCTGCGACAGAAGGCATCAAGACAAACTACTATGGCATAAAGCATGTGATCGAAGCCTTGCTGCCTCTGCTTCAAGCTTCCTCCGATGGGAGGATCGTTAACGTCTCCTCTGACTTCGGACTGCTAAGG CTGATCAACAACGAGGAAGCTAAGGCAGGAGCTAAACGACGTGGAGAAGCTCACCGAGGAGAGGCTGGACGAGGTGCTGGCCGCGTACCTGAGAGACTTCGACGCCGGCGAGGTGGGGGCGCGCGGGTGGCCGGTGGACTTCTCGGCCTACAAGGTGGCCAAGGTGGCCATGAACGCGTACACGAGGATCCTAGCGAGGAGCCACCCGGGGCTGCGCGTCAACTGCGCGCACCCCGGCTACGTGAGCACCGACATGACCGTCCACACCGGGCCTCTCACGCCCGAGCAAGGCGCGGCCAACGTCGTGAAGGTGGCGCTGCTGCCGGAGGGCGGCCCGACCGGCGCGTACTTCGCGTTGGGAGAGGAGGCGTCCTTTATGTGACGAAAGCACCGTCGTCGTTAAGTTCGTCGTTGTTCGCCAACTCCCTGTTAGTCGATTTCTAA
- the LOC100192556 gene encoding uncharacterized isoform X3: MCGHQRDAALQHDTTARGRKKKYPDIRSRLPFFSCNRTLKGSVIIQTTITRVLCSRWRPWFIHVHGGRRHSHQCPGNQLDRIAVVTGGNKGIGLEVCRQLAGAGATVVVLTARDETRGAAAAQELRESGLSDVIFHQLDITDAASVSRLAEFLKARFGKLDILVNNAAVGAVEYVQDPADSSTSEEELSGMDMVQRLQCMLKRVRETYDAATEGIKTNYYGIKHVIEALLPLLQASSDGRIVNVSSDFGLLRLINNEEAKAGAKRRGEAHRGEAGRGAGRVPERLRRRRGGGARVAGGLLGLQGGQGGHERVHEDPSEEPPGAARQLRAPRLREHRHDRPHRASHARARRGQRREGGAAAGGRPDRRVLRVGRGGVLYVTKAPSSLSSSLFANSLLVDF; the protein is encoded by the exons ATGTGTGGCCACCAACGAGATGCAGCATTGCAGCACGACACGACTGCACGAGGACGAAAAAAAAAATATCCGGACATCCGGTCACGGTTGCCATTCTTTTCCTGTAACCGAACCCTGAAGGGTAGCGTCATCATCCAGACCACCATTACCAGAGTGCTCTGCTCTCGCTGGAGGCCGTGGTTCATTCACGTTCATGGAGGCCGCCGCCATTCCCACCAGTGCCCCGGAAACCAG CTTGACAGGATTGCCGTTGTCACCGGCGGCAACAAAGGGATCGGGCTAGAGGTGTGCCGGCAGCTGGCCGGCGCcggcgccaccgtcgtcgtcttaACAGCCAGGGACGAGACGAGGGGTGCAGCCGCTGCACAAGAGCTCAGAGAATCTGGGCTCTCCGATGTCATCTTCCATCAGCTGGACATCACCGACGCTGCGAGCGTCAGTCGGCTGGCTGAGTTCCTCAAGGCTCGTTTTGGAAAGCTAGATATCCTG gtAAATAATGCCGCAGTTGGTGCTGTTGAGTACGTCCAAGATCCTGCTGACAGTTCAACGAGCGAGGAAGAG CTGAGTGGCATGGATATGGTCCAAAGGCTTCAGTGCATGCTTAAGAGAGTCCGGGAGACCTACGACGCTGCGACAGAAGGCATCAAGACAAACTACTATGGCATAAAGCATGTGATCGAAGCCTTGCTGCCTCTGCTTCAAGCTTCCTCCGATGGGAGGATCGTTAACGTCTCCTCTGACTTCGGACTGCTAAGG CTGATCAACAACGAGGAAGCTAAGGCAGGAGCTAAACGACGTGGAGAAGCTCACCGAGGAGAGGCTGGACGAGGTGCTGGCCGCGTACCTGAGAGACTTCGACGCCGGCGAGGTGGGGGCGCGCGGGTGGCCGGTGGACTTCTCGGCCTACAAGGTGGCCAAGGTGGCCATGAACGCGTACACGAGGATCCTAGCGAGGAGCCACCCGGGGCTGCGCGTCAACTGCGCGCACCCCGGCTACGTGAGCACCGACATGACCGTCCACACCGGGCCTCTCACGCCCGAGCAAGGCGCGGCCAACGTCGTGAAGGTGGCGCTGCTGCCGGAGGGCGGCCCGACCGGCGCGTACTTCGCGTTGGGAGAGGAGGCGTCCTTTATGTGACGAAAGCACCGTCGTCGTTAAGTTCGTCGTTGTTCGCCAACTCCCTGTTAGTCGATTTCTAA
- the LOC100192556 gene encoding uncharacterized isoform X2, translating to MCGHQRDAALQHDTTARGRKKKYPDIRSRLPFFSCNRTLKGSVIIQTTITRVLCSRWRPWFIHVHGGRRHSHQCPGNQVFLTGSRSFYLLVLIAVVTGGNKGIGLEVCRQLAGAGATVVVLTARDETRGAAAAQELRESGLSDVIFHQLDITDAASVSRLAEFLKARFGKLDILVNNAAVGAVEYVQDPADSSTSEEELSGMDMVQRLQCMLKRVRETYDAATEGIKTNYYGIKHVIEALLPLLQASSDGRIVNVSSDFGLLRLINNEEAKAGAKRRGEAHRGEAGRGAGRVPERLRRRRGGGARVAGGLLGLQGGQGGHERVHEDPSEEPPGAARQLRAPRLREHRHDRPHRASHARARRGQRREGGAAAGGRPDRRVLRVGRGGVLYVTKAPSSLSSSLFANSLLVDF from the exons ATGTGTGGCCACCAACGAGATGCAGCATTGCAGCACGACACGACTGCACGAGGACGAAAAAAAAAATATCCGGACATCCGGTCACGGTTGCCATTCTTTTCCTGTAACCGAACCCTGAAGGGTAGCGTCATCATCCAGACCACCATTACCAGAGTGCTCTGCTCTCGCTGGAGGCCGTGGTTCATTCACGTTCATGGAGGCCGCCGCCATTCCCACCAGTGCCCCGGAAACCAG GTTTTCCTTACAGGAAGTCGTAGTTTCTACCTACTGGTACT GATTGCCGTTGTCACCGGCGGCAACAAAGGGATCGGGCTAGAGGTGTGCCGGCAGCTGGCCGGCGCcggcgccaccgtcgtcgtcttaACAGCCAGGGACGAGACGAGGGGTGCAGCCGCTGCACAAGAGCTCAGAGAATCTGGGCTCTCCGATGTCATCTTCCATCAGCTGGACATCACCGACGCTGCGAGCGTCAGTCGGCTGGCTGAGTTCCTCAAGGCTCGTTTTGGAAAGCTAGATATCCTG gtAAATAATGCCGCAGTTGGTGCTGTTGAGTACGTCCAAGATCCTGCTGACAGTTCAACGAGCGAGGAAGAG CTGAGTGGCATGGATATGGTCCAAAGGCTTCAGTGCATGCTTAAGAGAGTCCGGGAGACCTACGACGCTGCGACAGAAGGCATCAAGACAAACTACTATGGCATAAAGCATGTGATCGAAGCCTTGCTGCCTCTGCTTCAAGCTTCCTCCGATGGGAGGATCGTTAACGTCTCCTCTGACTTCGGACTGCTAAGG CTGATCAACAACGAGGAAGCTAAGGCAGGAGCTAAACGACGTGGAGAAGCTCACCGAGGAGAGGCTGGACGAGGTGCTGGCCGCGTACCTGAGAGACTTCGACGCCGGCGAGGTGGGGGCGCGCGGGTGGCCGGTGGACTTCTCGGCCTACAAGGTGGCCAAGGTGGCCATGAACGCGTACACGAGGATCCTAGCGAGGAGCCACCCGGGGCTGCGCGTCAACTGCGCGCACCCCGGCTACGTGAGCACCGACATGACCGTCCACACCGGGCCTCTCACGCCCGAGCAAGGCGCGGCCAACGTCGTGAAGGTGGCGCTGCTGCCGGAGGGCGGCCCGACCGGCGCGTACTTCGCGTTGGGAGAGGAGGCGTCCTTTATGTGACGAAAGCACCGTCGTCGTTAAGTTCGTCGTTGTTCGCCAACTCCCTGTTAGTCGATTTCTAA